In one window of Helianthus annuus cultivar XRQ/B chromosome 17, HanXRQr2.0-SUNRISE, whole genome shotgun sequence DNA:
- the LOC110921582 gene encoding transcription factor HHO3 → MVPNNNNNINNNNNMCEKIQRCGEYMKALESERRKIQVFQRELPLCLQLVNQAIEGCKQQMCGTTVDYLNGESECSERTSSDGPVLEEFIPMKRNICVDEEEDDGQEQPQLYHTPNNIVSSKLDKASSSSSKKADWLRSAQLSIQTPDPVESSPKRVPVVEVKRNGCGAFHPFKKEKCSGATPVTGTAKLSADPTADASSTAETGSGGGGSKGDDKGQSNRKARRCWSPELHRRFLHALQQLGGAHVATPKQIRELMKVDGLTNDEVKSHLQKYRLHTRRPSPTTHNNNQQTPQFVVVGGLWMPPPEYATMAATSTPTSGDTNNSKGVYAPIASHPPPATEASISLNKSDSGEKDGGRSHDDSPSTSSSTHTTTASPLF, encoded by the exons ATGGttcctaataataataataatattaataataataataatatgtgtgAGAAAATCCAAAGATGTGGAGAGTATATGAAAGCTTTGGAATCAGAAAGAAGAAAGATTCAAGTGTTCCAACGGGAACTTCCTCTTTGTCTTCAGTTGGTTAATCAAG CGATTGAAGGATGCAAACAGCAAATGTGTGGAACGACGGTGGATTATTTGAATGGTGAATCGGAGTGTTCGGAGCGGACGTCAAGTGATGGGCCGGTTTTGGAAGAATTTATTCCGATGAAAAGGAATATATGTgtggatgaagaagaagatgatggtcAAGAACAACCACAGTTATATCATACACCTAATAATATTGTTTCTAGTAAATTAGATAaagcatcatcttcttcttccaaAAAAGCAGATTGGCTTAGATCTGCTCAACTCTCTATTCAAACCCCAGATCCAGtg GAGTCATCACCAAAAAGGGTTCCGGTGGTGGAGGTAAAGAGAAATGGATGTGGTGCTTTTCATCCATTCAAAAAAGAGAAATGCTCCGGCGCAACTCCGGTGACTGGGACCGCTAAATTATCAGCAGATCCCACTGCTGACGCTAGTTCCACGGCGGAGACAGGCAGTGGTGGTGGCGGAAGCAAGGGTGACGACAAAGGTCAATCGAATAGGAAAGCGAGGAGGTGTTGGTCGCCGGAGTTGCATCGGCGCTTCCTTCATGCTCTTCAACAACTCGGCGGCGCTCAtg tTGCTACACCTAAACAAATTCGGGAATTAATGAAGGTTGATGGACTAACAAATGATGAAGTAAAAAGCCATTTACAG AAATATCGTTTGCATACAAGGAGGCCAAGTCCTACAACCCATAACAACAACCAACAAACACCTCAATTTGTGGTGGTCGGAGGATTATGGATGCCACCACCGGAATATGCCACCATGGCAGCTACCTCGACCCCAACCTCGGGTGATACCAACAATTCCAAAGGGGTATATGCCCCGATTGCTTCTCATCCGCCACCAGCAACAGAGGCATCCATATCACTAAACAAAAGCGACTCTGGTGAAAAAGACGGTGGTCGTAGCCACGATGATTCACCGTCAACTTCCTCATCCACTCACACCACCACGGCATCACCGTTGTTTTGA